CGAGCGTGTTGGTGAAGAATTTGGGAGGAGTGGGCTCCTTGTCCTTCGTCACCACCGCCACAGCGGCCACAGCGACCACAGCGGCCACAGCAGCCACCCACTTGAGCATCCCGCCAGATTTTTCAGGTTCGGGCTGGGCGGTCGCGTGCTGTGAAGTCGAATGACTCTCCCTCTTCCGGGCCCTTTCCTGTTGAGGTTGCCGCTGGGCGCGGGGGGAAGGGGCGGCGGGCTTGGTTTTTTCGGGTGGCTTGGCTGGAATTCGTTGCACTTCCGGCTGCACGGGCGGACTCGCGGGCTCGTCCCTCCAAGGAGCCGGTTCGTCGGTTGGGCTGTCATTGGAGGGACGAGCCTGCGAGTCCGTTTCAACAACTTCCGCCTCCGCCACAGGCGTGGCAAAGCTCTCCACTTCCAGCGCCTGTTTGATTTGATTGAGCGCGGGCCGGTCAGCGGGTTCGTCCTCCAGGCATTGCTCGATGAGGGCTGCCCACGCGGGCGGGCAGTCGGGGCGTTGGGTCTGGATTTTCAAGCGTCGTCCGGGGCGGCGACTGGTGAGTAGCTCGTGCCAAATAACGCCCAAGGCAAACACATCCGTGGCGGCAGTGATCTCCATCCCCTCGGCCTGTTCCGGCGCCATATAATGCATCGTGCCGGCAAAGGTGCCGGTGCGGGTGAGCACGGTACTTTGCTCGCCGCCGACTTGCTTGGCCAACCCAAAGTCGGCCACCTTCACCCCGCCATCCTGACCCACCAATAAATTCCCGGGCTTGAGGTCGCGATGCACGATGCCGTGCGCGTGTAAATTGACGAGCCCTTCGACCACTTGCTTGAGCACGAGCTGGATTTCCTGTAAGGGCATCGGCTCGCTGGCGTTTTTGTAAACAGTCAGTCGTTCGCCCACCGTCCAGCCTTCCACCCAATCCATCGCCATCCAATGCAGCTCGCCCTCGGTGCCCGCATCCTGCAAGCGCACGAGGTTGGGATGCACCACGCTTTTGAGCGTCCGTACCTCCTGCTCAAAGCGCTTGAGCCATTGGTGATCCTTGTTCAAGTCCGGCGTGGGCAGCTTCACGGCGGCGGGTTGCGCGGTGTCCTCGTGGATGCCCTGCAACACGATGCCCATCCCGCCGCGCGCGACAAACTTCCGGATTTCATACGGCCCAATCTTCTTCGGCAAATCGCCATTAAACGAGGCGTGCTCCACTTTGAACCGTTCCCCGCCCGCGGCATCGGCCCAGTAATCATCGCTCAACGCACCCATCCCGCTCACGCGCCGACGGCACCGAAGGGTCACCCCGCCCAACACCAACGATAGCCCCGGAAACAATTCGGTTTCCTCCACCTCCCCCGGTTCCGGATCCAACAACGGCAACTTGGCCGGTGGCTCCGCCCGCAGCCAATAGGCATCCCCCCGCTTCACCACCTTCGCGTGAATGCGATCCACATCGGGGTGGTCGATGTGGATGGTATTGGACTTGGCCCGACCGATGCTGAGGGCGACTTGCGCAAAAAATTCCTCCGCGGTGCCCGATTCGCTCTCCACCACCAACGTGAGGTCGCTGGAGGAACTGGAGGGCATTGGGTTGGAGCCGGACACGGGGGAATGGTCAACTATCAACTATCAATTGACAAGTATCATTGAACGGAGCAGGGGCAAGGGTTAATGACTGGGGAAGGGCCAAACCCTAATGATCAATGCGTAAACCCCAAAATCCTTCCCCTTTCCAGTCCTTTATGCTCCACTGCGCCCATGAGCTTGACCAACGAGCAGATCGAGGAACAATTGCTGCAACTGGCCGATGCGCTGGCGCAGATGAGCGAAATGACCGCCAGCGCCTTTGAGCAGCGCGATGAAGACTTGAAGACACTCAAGGCAAAAGTCGCCGCGCTGGAGGCCAAACTGGGTAACCGCGGTTGACCCGACGGGGGGTGGCATATTCACAGGCTTGTAACCAAACGCCGCTCCGTGCGTATTCGGGAATAACTGTGCATAAACGGGCCCATTGCCCAAACGACGCATCACAATGAAAACGTATCTATTAATGTTCCTGATGAGCGCCAGCGGGGCGGGAGGCGCGTGGGCGGGAGAGTTTGACACCAAACAAGTGCCGGCCGGCGTGCATTGGTTTTTACATTTGGACGTGGGCGGATTTAAGAAGACAAAGCTGGGCCAGTTCACGCTCAAACAGGCGAAGCAAGCCGGACCGGAACTGGATCAACTGGCCAAGCTGCTGCAATTTGATTTTCGCAAAGATTTGGATAGCGCGACGCTTTTCGGACAAGGCGATGGTCAAAAGCAATGGGCCCTGCTCTTACAAGGCAAATTCAAAAAGGCACCCTTGCTGGCCGCATTAAAGTGGAAAAGTGGATTCAAGCGACTGAGCGAAGCCGGCCACGAGATTCTCACGTGGCGCGATGGCAAAGGGGAGACGCAGGAAACGCACTTTGGCACGATCGTTAACGAAGGCCTCATCGCGATGGGGAGCTCAAAGCAACGGCTCGTGCAGGCGCTCAACGTGCTCAAGGGTAAAGCGCCCGCGCTGCAACCCAAACAACTCGGCGGGTTAAAACTCAACAAAGGCAGCTACTTCCTCGCCGGCGGGGTGAACGTGAAAGACCTCCCCATCCCGCCCGAGGCGCAGGCGTTTAAGGTGCAGAGCATTGGGTTTCGCTTGGGGGAGCAGAACAACAATATCATAGCCCATCTCCATCTGAATTCCGCCGATGCGGAAGCGGGCCTCCAAATCCAGCAAATGCTGCAGGGCCTGCTGGCGATGGGGCAGATTCAATTGGCCACTACCGAAAACCCCGAGGCGATGACCTTCGCCGCAATGCTGAAAAACCTCAAGATCGCCCGCGCCAATAATGTGGTGCAGGTAGACCTGGCCTTTCCCGTGGACAAACTGCTGGAGCAACTGAAGTTGAATGTTCAAAAACGAACAGATGATCAACCCGGCAAAGTGGAATTGAAATTTGGAATCCAAGGCGGCCCGCAAAAGAAAAAAAAGCAAGACCGCTAACCTGTCCGTAATCAATGGCAGACACCCCGGCCATCAACGACCAGCAACTCGCCCGCGACGCCCAAGACGGCTCGCTCGATGCGTTTGAGGAATTAGTGCGTCGCCACGAATCGCGGCTGTTCCACTTCCTCTGCCAAAAATTGCCCAGCCGCGAGGACGCCGAAGATATGGCCCAGAAATCACTCATTACCGCCTGGCAAAAACTCCATCTCTATCGATCCGAAGCCAGCTTCGCTACGTGGCTTTACACCATCGCCCGCCGACTCGTCATCAGCCATTATCGCAAGCACGGCAAAGTCACCCTTTGCGAACTCGAAGCCGCCGAATCCGTACTGGTGGAAACCGATACCCCTGCCGACGAATACCACCGCACCGAGGAACAGGCCACTCTTTGGCGCGTCGCCCGCGAAACGCTCAAAGACGAGGCCTACGATATGCTATGGATGCGCTATCGCGACCAACTCAGCATCGCCGAAATCGCCACCGCGCTCGAACGCACAAACACTTCCGTGAAAGTGATGCTCCATCGCACCCGCAAAACCCTCGCCCGCGCACTCGAAGCCGAGGCGGATGCCGAGGTCTCCGCCACAAGCGCAAATGAACTGAAATCACTGCGCACTCCAATGACCATTCTGAACCCCTGCTAATTATGTTTTGCTTTTTACAACGCTGGAATATCGACCGCGCACTTGACGAAGGCGATATACTCGCCCCCCGCACCAAAGCCCACGT
This window of the Limisphaerales bacterium genome carries:
- a CDS encoding protein kinase, which codes for MPSSSSSDLTLVVESESGTAEEFFAQVALSIGRAKSNTIHIDHPDVDRIHAKVVKRGDAYWLRAEPPAKLPLLDPEPGEVEETELFPGLSLVLGGVTLRCRRRVSGMGALSDDYWADAAGGERFKVEHASFNGDLPKKIGPYEIRKFVARGGMGIVLQGIHEDTAQPAAVKLPTPDLNKDHQWLKRFEQEVRTLKSVVHPNLVRLQDAGTEGELHWMAMDWVEGWTVGERLTVYKNASEPMPLQEIQLVLKQVVEGLVNLHAHGIVHRDLKPGNLLVGQDGGVKVADFGLAKQVGGEQSTVLTRTGTFAGTMHYMAPEQAEGMEITAATDVFALGVIWHELLTSRRPGRRLKIQTQRPDCPPAWAALIEQCLEDEPADRPALNQIKQALEVESFATPVAEAEVVETDSQARPSNDSPTDEPAPWRDEPASPPVQPEVQRIPAKPPEKTKPAAPSPRAQRQPQQERARKRESHSTSQHATAQPEPEKSGGMLKWVAAVAAVVAVAAVAVVTKDKEPTPPKFFTNTLGMKFVPVQGTEVQFCIWETRVKDYAAYAAANAGVDESWKKPEELALGIS
- a CDS encoding sigma-70 family RNA polymerase sigma factor gives rise to the protein MADTPAINDQQLARDAQDGSLDAFEELVRRHESRLFHFLCQKLPSREDAEDMAQKSLITAWQKLHLYRSEASFATWLYTIARRLVISHYRKHGKVTLCELEAAESVLVETDTPADEYHRTEEQATLWRVARETLKDEAYDMLWMRYRDQLSIAEIATALERTNTSVKVMLHRTRKTLARALEAEADAEVSATSANELKSLRTPMTILNPC